A stretch of the bacterium genome encodes the following:
- a CDS encoding NUDIX hydrolase, with protein sequence MKRGPFEVTTTKIVYKNPWIEVREDKIIRPNGKEGLFGVVTGGSGSSIVALTEENEVYLIKEFHYALGDSSYELPSGGIDKGETALNAAKRELQEETGIIAKRWTTLGIVNPLTVLLNAPNHMFLAEGLDEGEPTDEETDLIKIEKFPFEKVLEMVDRGEITHSASVTAILKVARLKGL encoded by the coding sequence ATGAAACGCGGGCCTTTTGAAGTAACGACAACAAAAATAGTTTACAAAAATCCTTGGATTGAAGTAAGAGAGGATAAAATCATTCGGCCAAACGGCAAAGAAGGTCTTTTCGGGGTTGTCACTGGGGGAAGTGGCTCATCAATCGTTGCTTTGACAGAAGAAAATGAAGTTTATTTGATTAAAGAGTTTCATTATGCGCTTGGAGATTCCAGCTATGAGCTCCCTTCTGGTGGTATTGATAAAGGAGAAACTGCCCTTAACGCTGCCAAAAGAGAATTGCAAGAAGAGACTGGAATTATAGCCAAACGCTGGACTACTCTTGGCATCGTCAACCCACTTACTGTTTTACTGAATGCCCCCAATCACATGTTTCTCGCCGAAGGTCTCGATGAAGGGGAACCTACCGACGAAGAAACAGACTTGATCAAAATTGAGAAATTTCCCTTTGAAAAAGTTTTAGAGATGGTAGACAGGGGAGAAATCACTCATTCTGCTTCCGTAACTGCAATCCTCAAGGTTGCTCGGCTAAAAGGTCTTTAG
- a CDS encoding VOC family protein, translating into MFKPHHIALTVNNVEESSRWYHEKLGFQTLHHYKKQGMEIILLRLKEVLIELFSFEESTKPLPNYRQTLMEDLHTVGTKHLCIEVENLDKVVKDLKSKGVEFVMETDDAGFGGRYIFFKDCNGILVELYQN; encoded by the coding sequence ATGTTTAAGCCCCATCATATTGCACTAACCGTAAATAATGTCGAAGAATCATCCCGCTGGTACCATGAAAAATTGGGTTTTCAAACTCTGCACCACTACAAAAAACAAGGTATGGAGATTATTCTCTTGCGACTTAAAGAAGTGCTGATTGAACTTTTCAGCTTCGAGGAAAGCACAAAACCTTTACCCAACTACAGGCAAACTTTAATGGAAGATCTTCACACAGTTGGTACTAAGCATCTTTGTATTGAGGTAGAAAACTTAGATAAAGTAGTTAAAGATTTGAAGAGTAAAGGAGTTGAGTTTGTGATGGAAACAGACGATGCCGGTTTTGGTGGAAGATATATCTTCTTTAAAGATTGTAACGGAATCTTGGTTGAACTTTATCAAAATTAA
- a CDS encoding pyridoxamine 5'-phosphate oxidase family protein has translation MDLRKLIEEYLKEAKLMQLATSVDGQPWACSVWFAADEDLNLYWFSSTTRRHSAEVVKNNKVAAAIVLPHTPADPARGLQLQGVAKLLTDQKDIDKAISVYADRIFTQEQILEFMNNPDRPHKFYRIKPTQFVLFDVVNFPENSRQELNLNNV, from the coding sequence ATGGACCTGCGAAAATTGATCGAAGAGTATTTGAAAGAAGCGAAACTGATGCAGCTGGCAACTTCTGTTGACGGGCAGCCCTGGGCTTGCAGTGTTTGGTTTGCCGCTGACGAAGACCTAAACCTTTATTGGTTCTCCTCAACCACTCGTCGTCATTCTGCTGAAGTTGTTAAAAATAACAAGGTAGCGGCCGCTATCGTTCTACCACACACCCCAGCTGATCCTGCTAGAGGACTGCAGCTCCAAGGTGTAGCAAAACTTCTCACCGATCAAAAAGATATCGACAAAGCAATCTCCGTCTACGCTGATCGAATTTTTACTCAAGAGCAGATTCTAGAATTTATGAACAACCCGGATCGCCCCCACAAATTTTACCGAATCAAACCAACTCAGTTTGTCCTTTTTGACGTCGTCAACTTTCCGGAAAACTCTAGACAAGAACTCAATTTAAATAATGTTTAA
- the raiA gene encoding ribosome-associated translation inhibitor RaiA, giving the protein MHVAVRGKHLEENEALENHALEKAKKLSRFAKDITRLEIELISEPAHLKKEEDYIVDVTLHVSGHTFQIRDSENDMYKAIDKAIERMIETLRRRKEKEVLEPRRKQSQEKRKLPVDLA; this is encoded by the coding sequence ATGCATGTTGCTGTTCGAGGTAAACATTTGGAAGAAAACGAAGCTTTGGAAAACCACGCTCTTGAAAAAGCAAAAAAGCTTTCTCGTTTCGCCAAAGACATCACTCGTCTGGAAATCGAGTTGATCAGTGAGCCGGCGCATCTAAAAAAAGAGGAGGACTATATTGTTGACGTCACTCTTCATGTCAGCGGGCATACCTTTCAGATCCGGGACTCAGAAAATGATATGTACAAGGCAATCGACAAAGCAATCGAGCGCATGATTGAAACTCTGCGGCGAAGAAAAGAAAAGGAAGTTTTGGAGCCTCGGCGCAAGCAGAGCCAAGAAAAAAGGAAACTTCCAGTTGATTTAGCTTAG
- a CDS encoding histidine phosphatase family protein, producing the protein MPESPKTTIYFVRHAQAENPNGIYYGRMPGFHLSSEGREQAKKLGEYFKDKPIEIIYTSPLERTYETANIISESLPKVNIIHDYDLIEVNMIGWQSLKYDEALKNEEHEHFMNDSLASLQGENLTQISERMKQVAAGICQKHAGRQIICVTHEFPISALELRLKNQPLEEIKAINKATGSITKIVLDEACNLVESDYIELS; encoded by the coding sequence ATGCCCGAATCACCAAAAACCACAATCTATTTCGTTCGTCACGCGCAAGCTGAAAATCCCAATGGAATCTATTATGGCCGTATGCCTGGTTTTCATTTAAGTAGTGAGGGGAGGGAGCAAGCCAAAAAACTCGGTGAATATTTCAAAGACAAACCAATCGAAATCATTTACACCTCGCCCCTGGAGCGTACCTACGAAACCGCCAACATCATCTCGGAAAGTTTGCCCAAAGTAAATATTATTCACGACTACGATTTGATCGAAGTCAATATGATCGGTTGGCAGAGCCTGAAGTACGACGAAGCTTTAAAAAACGAAGAACACGAGCATTTCATGAACGATAGCCTGGCGAGCTTACAAGGGGAAAACCTGACTCAAATTTCCGAACGGATGAAACAAGTCGCGGCCGGCATTTGCCAAAAGCATGCTGGCAGGCAAATTATCTGTGTTACTCACGAGTTTCCGATCAGTGCTCTTGAATTAAGACTAAAAAACCAGCCCCTTGAAGAAATAAAGGCGATCAACAAAGCTACCGGCTCAATCACCAAAATTGTTTTGGACGAGGCTTGCAATTTAGTTGAGAGTGATTATATTGAACTAAGCTAA
- a CDS encoding cupin domain-containing protein, protein MVKVVKRGQGKKAIGPAETEVAIFVDEVESLSIGSITFQPGQKTENHTREVDETLYIIEGRTTVVVNDEERFQLEEGDCIHLPAGTTHRHENNSTENFTQLWIFSPSGPEKDFKSEEGRL, encoded by the coding sequence ATGGTGAAAGTAGTTAAGCGCGGTCAGGGTAAAAAAGCGATTGGCCCTGCTGAAACTGAAGTGGCAATTTTTGTCGATGAGGTAGAGTCTCTCAGTATCGGCTCAATCACTTTCCAACCAGGTCAAAAAACTGAAAACCACACCCGAGAAGTAGATGAAACTCTCTATATTATTGAAGGCCGTACCACCGTCGTAGTGAACGATGAAGAGCGTTTTCAACTTGAAGAAGGGGACTGTATCCATTTACCTGCTGGTACCACCCATCGTCACGAGAACAACTCAACTGAAAATTTTACTCAACTCTGGATTTTCTCTCCTTCCGGACCAGAAAAGGATTTTAAGAGCGAAGAAGGACGGCTATGA
- a CDS encoding Gmad2 immunoglobulin-like domain-containing protein, with translation METPPKQNIRLRKREIVIIAFGMLLVVGALAWAIDVVQNKRVLPENKSPKTATDSATPYCQGGVVYQNKKQGYQLCLRSVEEIKDTSKAQNGTSLTLELKSVFVATQSAKQATASASAVSIEVAPPALVQVSSNLDIVKTQSLKVAGTEAEKAVYNTPKKPGFRTEVVSLTKFKRHFSFKFTSEIKNFATDSSFLQALLDNLRFLEGTSDPPWSSSGMFIVETPWTGDTIANPVTIRGQGEVFEAVINLRIKDKDGNILISTTTKTAVGQELSNFSKTVKYKKPSTKQGSIEIFTISAKDGKEQNKIVIPVIFKTGK, from the coding sequence ATGGAAACGCCACCAAAACAAAATATCCGCCTGCGCAAACGTGAAATTGTGATCATCGCTTTCGGCATGCTTTTGGTGGTCGGTGCTCTCGCCTGGGCTATTGATGTTGTGCAAAACAAAAGGGTTTTGCCGGAAAACAAATCACCCAAAACCGCAACCGACTCAGCAACGCCTTACTGCCAAGGTGGGGTAGTTTACCAAAACAAAAAACAAGGCTACCAGCTCTGTCTACGTAGTGTCGAGGAAATCAAAGACACCTCCAAAGCCCAAAACGGAACAAGTTTGACTCTAGAGCTCAAATCAGTTTTTGTCGCTACGCAAAGCGCAAAGCAGGCAACTGCTTCTGCCTCGGCAGTTTCAATTGAAGTCGCGCCTCCTGCACTCGTCCAAGTCAGCAGCAATCTTGATATCGTCAAAACGCAAAGCCTAAAAGTTGCTGGAACTGAGGCAGAAAAGGCTGTTTACAATACCCCGAAAAAACCTGGCTTCCGCACTGAAGTAGTGAGCCTAACCAAGTTCAAAAGACATTTTAGTTTTAAATTTACTTCGGAAATCAAAAACTTCGCGACTGATTCTTCCTTTCTCCAAGCTCTCTTGGACAACCTTCGTTTCCTGGAAGGAACCTCTGATCCGCCTTGGTCAAGCAGCGGCATGTTCATCGTCGAGACACCGTGGACAGGAGACACTATCGCCAACCCAGTCACAATTCGTGGTCAAGGCGAGGTCTTCGAGGCAGTTATCAACCTGCGTATCAAAGATAAAGACGGCAATATTCTCATCAGCACCACGACCAAGACCGCCGTCGGTCAGGAACTGTCGAATTTTTCCAAGACTGTCAAATACAAAAAGCCAAGCACAAAGCAGGGGAGTATAGAAATTTTCACAATCTCTGCCAAGGATGGTAAGGAGCAAAACAAAATCGTTATTCCCGTCATTTTCAAAACAGGGAAGTAG
- a CDS encoding protein-L-isoaspartate(D-aspartate) O-methyltransferase yields the protein MRVLPKVKQAQYMVGSFHLPISKPVLDAMSRLPRDKFVPAELREAAYSDQALGIGKGQTISQPSLVALMTDLLDLKASDKVLEIGTGSGYQAAILAQLARQVFTVEYERELAASAELRLMKLGIDNVTVVVGDGSEGYNPEALYEAIIVTAASPTIPQNLVEQLKVGGRLVIPVGSRQEQELTKVVKTAGGLEKTSHGLVYFVPLLGKYGWQS from the coding sequence ATGAGAGTTCTTCCCAAAGTTAAACAAGCACAGTACATGGTCGGTTCTTTTCACTTACCGATAAGTAAGCCGGTCCTTGACGCGATGTCGCGCCTCCCCAGAGACAAATTTGTTCCCGCAGAGCTGCGAGAGGCTGCTTATTCTGACCAAGCCCTGGGCATTGGCAAAGGACAAACTATCTCCCAACCTTCCCTCGTTGCTCTGATGACGGATCTTCTGGATTTGAAGGCAAGCGACAAAGTCCTCGAAATTGGCACCGGCAGCGGCTACCAAGCTGCGATTCTCGCCCAACTAGCTCGGCAGGTTTTTACTGTTGAGTATGAACGAGAGCTAGCAGCGAGCGCCGAATTGCGTTTGATGAAACTAGGAATTGATAATGTCACGGTAGTTGTCGGTGACGGCTCGGAGGGCTACAATCCTGAGGCACTTTACGAAGCAATCATCGTCACTGCTGCTTCTCCAACAATCCCGCAAAATCTCGTCGAACAACTCAAAGTTGGTGGCCGACTCGTCATTCCTGTCGGAAGTAGGCAGGAGCAAGAACTCACCAAAGTAGTTAAAACCGCGGGCGGATTGGAAAAAACTAGCCATGGTCTAGTTTATTTTGTCCCTCTTCTCGGCAAGTACGGTTGGCAATCATGA
- a CDS encoding ROK family protein has product MNIGIDIGGTHTRIATGNLGKVDKKFDFPTLEFKETLREIVSRVREVAGDQKAQVGVAIPGPIETKTGLLRALPNLPTWRDQPLREILSQELDLEVKVEHDASLAALAESLYGSGKEKDPVLYYTVSTGIGTGLVAGGQIYKGVYNPEGGQQIVTGVNKNLEKLSSGTGLKELYGKDPAEIVGTPDWDKVLERLARGITNSIVHFSPEVVIIGGGLTTNKEAFFEPLVEKIRDFLTIYPLPLIAIPALGADSTLVGAVELASQDS; this is encoded by the coding sequence ATGAACATCGGTATTGACATCGGTGGCACTCACACTCGTATAGCGACTGGAAATCTTGGAAAAGTTGACAAGAAGTTTGATTTTCCCACTCTCGAATTTAAAGAAACTCTACGAGAAATTGTCAGTCGTGTTCGAGAAGTGGCGGGGGACCAAAAAGCTCAAGTCGGGGTGGCCATTCCTGGACCGATCGAAACCAAAACTGGTTTGCTACGCGCCCTGCCGAACCTCCCAACTTGGCGCGACCAACCTTTGCGCGAAATTCTTTCCCAAGAACTTGATCTTGAAGTCAAAGTTGAGCATGACGCTTCTTTGGCAGCTTTGGCGGAATCGCTTTACGGATCTGGAAAAGAGAAGGATCCAGTCCTTTATTACACCGTCAGTACCGGAATTGGTACTGGTCTAGTCGCGGGCGGCCAAATCTACAAAGGAGTCTACAATCCTGAAGGTGGTCAGCAAATCGTCACCGGTGTTAACAAAAATTTGGAAAAACTTTCTTCTGGTACAGGCCTAAAAGAGCTTTACGGCAAAGACCCAGCCGAAATCGTTGGTACTCCCGACTGGGACAAAGTCTTGGAACGACTCGCCCGCGGCATTACCAATTCAATCGTTCACTTCTCACCGGAGGTTGTAATAATTGGCGGGGGACTGACCACCAACAAAGAGGCTTTCTTCGAGCCTTTGGTAGAAAAAATCCGCGATTTTCTGACAATTTACCCGCTGCCTCTGATCGCCATCCCTGCTCTTGGTGCCGATTCGACCCTCGTTGGCGCAGTTGAACTAGCTAGTCAAGATTCTTAA
- a CDS encoding GIY-YIG nuclease family protein — translation MGYYVYILTNKTNTSLYTGVTNNLERRVLEHKGELIEGFTKRYNLTKLIFFEEFNNVEDALRAEKKIKGWLRIKKINLIQAKNPNLNDLAEEILR, via the coding sequence GTGGGTTATTACGTTTATATTTTAACTAACAAAACTAATACTTCCCTGTACACAGGAGTAACAAACAACCTGGAGCGGAGAGTTTTGGAGCATAAAGGCGAATTGATTGAGGGGTTTACAAAGAGGTACAATCTAACTAAGCTGATCTTCTTTGAAGAATTTAACAATGTTGAGGACGCTTTGAGAGCAGAAAAGAAGATTAAAGGCTGGCTAAGAATTAAAAAGATAAATTTAATTCAAGCTAAAAACCCTAATTTGAATGACTTAGCAGAAGAGATCCTTCGCTAG
- a CDS encoding DUF4352 domain-containing protein, translated as METVDLSQPKTPKNKKPLLITAAVSIFLALIAAIAVYLWQQGLVAGLSQDKKDLNSKVDSLTSQLDKLNKVEKKNADLAAKVAFLDKALREATASANQEIGSLTITINSVKEWDDPMNLADDDTLEIIMSLDIKNNTDQPLYYSKFAMKLKDAQNHTYGNPYDPPTTVCTEGGAADCTTKPTGFTRIPDQGVQPGETISGEIAFGSLPKSTKNYTFFYEEQTFPITVK; from the coding sequence ATGGAGACAGTTGACCTGAGCCAGCCCAAAACTCCCAAGAACAAAAAACCCCTTCTCATCACCGCTGCTGTTTCAATTTTTCTCGCTTTAATAGCTGCGATTGCAGTTTATCTTTGGCAGCAGGGGCTTGTCGCTGGTTTGAGCCAAGACAAAAAGGACCTCAACAGCAAAGTTGACTCTCTCACTTCACAGCTCGACAAGCTGAACAAAGTTGAAAAAAAGAACGCCGATCTAGCTGCCAAAGTCGCTTTCCTCGACAAAGCCTTGCGTGAGGCAACCGCTAGTGCCAATCAGGAAATAGGCAGTCTAACAATCACAATAAACAGTGTCAAAGAATGGGATGATCCTATGAACCTGGCTGATGATGACACTCTCGAGATAATCATGTCTTTGGACATCAAAAACAACACCGACCAACCTCTTTACTATTCAAAGTTCGCCATGAAGCTTAAGGATGCCCAAAACCACACCTACGGCAACCCTTACGACCCACCGACAACCGTCTGTACTGAAGGTGGAGCCGCCGATTGCACCACCAAACCGACTGGGTTCACCCGAATTCCGGACCAAGGTGTGCAACCAGGCGAGACTATCAGTGGTGAGATAGCTTTTGGGTCTCTACCGAAAAGCACTAAAAACTACACCTTTTTCTACGAAGAGCAAACCTTTCCAATTACCGTGAAATAA
- a CDS encoding zinc ribbon domain-containing protein: MECRNCGTQIAPTDHFCHVCGTPMDHPSSFFHQREGTVPTVVGRGKVFGINKVLLASGAFVLALGAGITFFAILPRVNALSFIKTTRQALAETSDKTAKVNQSLEAIYSYVTNSSSSTTVSTIELTANGGGGGEKAELSFLALKKAVNEATASAKNKNVKGFSTPDLDPLKGYRNLLELSQAAKRVSEDGLTSVNKFSSLVKENSTSARLAPVADSLDNVREDTQDYLNEAEKTAQYYLTYANSYVDLSSMIIESLQGSSQEKAKSNLTKAKAIAESLNKINEANLPVAMASFHQDILEEVNGAVDFLDSFTELTFGSDKNKIGKVTQAAENWLEKEKSLALRLQTDQVSFWKGNEALSGFEFLAGKQNDALDKLEVERKNNNLFLLSWVGIK, translated from the coding sequence ATGGAATGCCGCAATTGTGGAACTCAAATCGCCCCGACTGATCACTTCTGTCACGTCTGTGGCACTCCCATGGACCACCCTTCCAGTTTTTTTCACCAGAGAGAGGGCACCGTTCCAACCGTGGTTGGGCGCGGCAAAGTCTTCGGAATCAACAAAGTTCTCCTTGCCTCAGGTGCCTTTGTTTTGGCTCTTGGCGCAGGGATAACTTTCTTCGCTATTTTACCTCGAGTAAACGCTCTTTCTTTCATCAAAACTACTCGGCAGGCTCTAGCCGAAACCAGTGACAAGACTGCTAAAGTCAACCAATCTCTCGAAGCAATCTATAGCTACGTAACCAACTCTTCAAGTTCAACCACAGTTAGTACTATCGAACTTACTGCCAACGGTGGGGGAGGAGGGGAAAAAGCTGAGCTAAGTTTTCTAGCTTTGAAAAAAGCAGTTAACGAAGCTACAGCTAGTGCCAAAAACAAAAATGTTAAGGGTTTTTCAACCCCAGATTTGGATCCTTTGAAGGGCTACCGCAATCTTTTGGAGCTGTCCCAAGCGGCTAAACGGGTCAGTGAGGATGGTCTCACCTCGGTCAATAAATTCTCGAGTTTGGTCAAAGAAAACTCAACTAGTGCGCGTCTCGCTCCAGTTGCTGATAGCCTGGACAATGTGCGCGAAGATACCCAAGATTATTTGAATGAAGCGGAAAAAACTGCCCAGTACTACCTGACCTACGCCAACTCCTATGTTGATTTATCTTCTATGATCATTGAATCCTTGCAAGGTAGTAGCCAAGAAAAGGCAAAGAGCAACCTAACCAAAGCCAAGGCTATTGCGGAAAGTTTAAACAAGATCAATGAGGCTAATTTGCCAGTGGCGATGGCGAGTTTTCATCAGGATATTTTGGAGGAAGTCAACGGAGCAGTCGATTTTCTTGACAGCTTCACAGAGCTTACTTTTGGCTCGGACAAGAACAAAATAGGCAAGGTGACACAAGCGGCTGAGAATTGGCTTGAAAAGGAAAAGTCCTTAGCCTTGCGTCTGCAAACAGATCAAGTCAGCTTTTGGAAAGGCAATGAAGCACTTTCCGGCTTCGAGTTTCTTGCCGGTAAGCAAAACGACGCTCTCGACAAACTCGAGGTTGAAAGAAAAAACAACAACCTCTTTCTCCTTTCTTGGGTCGGAATCAAATAA